A region of Sulfurimonas sp. DNA encodes the following proteins:
- the fumC gene encoding class II fumarate hydratase, producing the protein MSTRIEKDTMGEIEVPIDAYWAAQTQRSIQNFAIGEETMPYEITRAFSFLKKAVAIVNKDLGKLDAKKADAIASAADDMLAGKLDANYPLVVWQTGSGTQSNMNNNEVLANRATEILGGDFRTEKLVHPNDDVNKSQSSNDTYPTALHVAAIIAVETQVLPAIAKLKATLASKSAEFESVVKIGRTHLQDATPITLGQEISGWVEMLNKCEKMATDSLEAVRELALGGTAVGTGLNAHPELGKRVADKLTELTGHDFITAPNKFHALTSHDALVYSHGALKALAADMMKIANDVRWLASGPRCGIGEIEIPANEPGSSIMPGKVNPTQAEAVTMVTCQVFGNDVAISMGASQGNFELNVYKPVIALNYLQSCRLLADSIVSFNDHCAVGLEPVADKIDFYLHNSLMLVTALNPHIGYDNAAKIAKTAHANSSTLKETAIDLGLLTAEEFDKYVIPENMIAPSA; encoded by the coding sequence GTGAGTACACGTATTGAAAAAGATACTATGGGTGAAATTGAGGTTCCAATAGATGCTTATTGGGCAGCACAAACTCAAAGAAGTATACAGAACTTTGCTATCGGTGAAGAAACTATGCCGTATGAAATTACAAGAGCATTTTCATTTCTTAAAAAAGCTGTTGCTATAGTAAATAAAGACTTAGGCAAGCTAGATGCTAAAAAAGCTGATGCTATTGCATCTGCGGCAGATGATATGTTAGCTGGTAAACTAGATGCAAATTATCCATTAGTTGTATGGCAGACAGGTTCTGGTACGCAATCAAACATGAATAATAATGAAGTTTTAGCAAATCGTGCAACTGAAATATTGGGTGGTGATTTTAGAACAGAAAAACTTGTACACCCTAATGATGATGTAAATAAATCTCAATCTTCAAATGATACTTATCCAACAGCTTTACATGTAGCAGCAATTATCGCAGTAGAAACACAAGTTTTACCTGCAATCGCTAAGTTAAAAGCAACTTTGGCAAGTAAATCAGCTGAATTTGAATCTGTTGTTAAAATTGGTCGTACACATCTTCAGGATGCTACTCCAATTACACTAGGTCAAGAGATATCTGGCTGGGTAGAGATGCTAAATAAATGTGAAAAAATGGCTACAGATTCTCTTGAAGCAGTTCGTGAACTAGCTTTAGGCGGAACAGCTGTTGGAACAGGACTTAATGCACACCCAGAACTTGGAAAAAGAGTTGCAGATAAATTAACTGAACTTACAGGACATGATTTTATCACTGCTCCAAATAAGTTTCATGCTTTAACTTCTCATGATGCATTAGTATATTCTCATGGAGCGCTAAAAGCTTTAGCTGCTGATATGATGAAAATTGCTAATGATGTAAGATGGTTAGCATCTGGTCCTCGTTGTGGAATTGGCGAAATAGAAATTCCAGCAAATGAGCCAGGAAGTTCAATCATGCCAGGTAAAGTTAATCCAACTCAAGCTGAAGCTGTAACTATGGTTACATGTCAAGTTTTTGGTAATGATGTAGCAATTTCTATGGGTGCTTCTCAAGGTAACTTTGAACTTAATGTTTACAAGCCTGTAATCGCATTAAACTATTTACAAAGTTGTCGTTTATTAGCTGACAGTATTGTTAGTTTTAATGACCATTGTGCTGTTGGTTTAGAGCCTGTTGCTGATAAGATTGATTTTTATCTTCACAACTCATTAATGCTAGTTACTGCTTTAAATCCTCATATCGGTTATGATAATGCGGCAAAAATTGCAAAAACAGCTCATGCTAATAGCTCTACTTTAAAAGAAACAGCAATAGACCTAGGTTTATTAACTGCTGAAGAATTTGACAAGTATGTTATACCAGAAAATATGATTGCACCAAGTGCTTAA
- a CDS encoding FAD-binding protein, which yields MALTIISLMKQVPLPSEMRMGDDGLMDRTKAKSIINIDCGYALEAGIQMKNDNPDAKLIVCSMGPPSFVVSLKKAISMGYDEAYLLSDRKLGGSDTYATGLAIATMLKHLGFGKGLNEDFIIVAGRQTSDGDTAHVPSQVAENLGIPQATFIEVASLTDGHIVAKRIIEGGYQMMKLPLPCTLSFTPTGIDPRRPSLSGAVKARKSEVKVFSITDINLSDKMIGLSGSPTIVAKVANIVSERAPIKMCEGHGEVELVASLIENIKSGKNTIEVKEKKAKKAKKKPEGFEDVDFRNGASGILTWAEVVNGKISRPSLELLTPARNLAADLDADTKVVTLIIGNGTDDLAKELIASGSDEVIVVNDERLEEYRILPFASIFAQVIKNINPEIALFAATTAGRELAPRIGVKVDGGVTADCTALEIGEHYDRKKKVRFYPILESRRPTYGESKLATILGFVTPQISTARAGTFEVPTLDESREGTVTSFTPELIEDDFVTEIIETVRGEGGLQNLFEADVIITGGRGTVGDEMQLVKDLAAALNKQGVNAEWAVSRPVVDEGLAEYARQIGQTGKTVRPKIYIAVGISGSVQHIAGMKESETIIAINHNSKETIFANADFGIVGDYEDVLPELIAKVNDGFTFGLEVK from the coding sequence ATGGCTTTAACAATAATCAGTTTAATGAAACAGGTTCCATTACCATCTGAGATGAGAATGGGCGACGACGGTTTAATGGATAGAACGAAAGCGAAATCTATTATTAATATAGATTGTGGATATGCTCTAGAAGCTGGTATCCAAATGAAGAATGATAACCCAGATGCAAAATTAATTGTATGTTCAATGGGACCACCATCTTTTGTGGTTTCTTTGAAAAAAGCAATCTCAATGGGATACGATGAAGCGTATCTTTTAAGTGATAGAAAACTTGGAGGCTCGGATACTTATGCTACTGGTTTAGCAATTGCTACTATGCTAAAACATTTAGGTTTTGGTAAAGGTCTAAATGAAGATTTTATTATCGTTGCAGGAAGACAAACAAGCGATGGAGATACAGCACATGTACCATCCCAAGTTGCCGAAAACTTAGGAATTCCTCAAGCTACATTTATTGAAGTTGCTTCTTTAACAGATGGACATATCGTAGCAAAAAGAATTATTGAGGGTGGTTATCAGATGATGAAATTACCTCTTCCATGTACTCTTTCTTTTACTCCAACTGGGATTGACCCTAGACGCCCATCTTTAAGTGGTGCAGTAAAAGCTAGAAAGTCTGAAGTAAAAGTATTTAGTATTACTGACATTAACTTAAGTGACAAGATGATTGGACTAAGTGGTTCTCCTACTATTGTTGCAAAAGTTGCAAATATAGTAAGTGAGCGTGCACCGATTAAAATGTGTGAAGGTCACGGAGAAGTTGAATTAGTAGCTAGTTTGATTGAAAATATTAAATCTGGTAAAAATACAATAGAAGTTAAAGAGAAAAAAGCTAAAAAAGCAAAGAAAAAACCAGAAGGTTTTGAAGATGTTGACTTTAGAAATGGTGCTTCTGGCATCTTAACTTGGGCAGAAGTAGTTAACGGAAAAATCTCTAGACCTTCTTTAGAGCTTTTAACTCCAGCAAGAAACTTAGCTGCTGATTTGGATGCTGATACTAAAGTTGTTACTTTAATTATTGGTAATGGAACTGATGATTTAGCTAAAGAGCTTATAGCATCTGGTTCTGATGAAGTAATAGTTGTAAATGATGAAAGATTAGAAGAGTATAGAATTTTACCTTTTGCATCTATCTTTGCACAAGTTATTAAGAACATAAACCCAGAAATTGCACTTTTTGCAGCAACAACGGCAGGTCGTGAACTTGCTCCTAGAATTGGTGTTAAGGTTGATGGTGGGGTTACAGCCGACTGTACTGCACTTGAAATCGGTGAACATTATGACAGAAAGAAAAAAGTAAGATTTTATCCTATCTTAGAATCAAGAAGACCTACTTATGGTGAGTCTAAACTTGCTACGATTTTAGGTTTTGTTACTCCTCAAATTTCTACTGCAAGAGCTGGAACTTTTGAAGTACCAACATTAGATGAAAGCAGAGAAGGTACAGTTACATCATTCACTCCAGAACTTATAGAAGATGATTTTGTAACTGAAATCATTGAAACAGTAAGAGGTGAAGGTGGTTTACAAAACTTATTTGAAGCAGATGTTATTATTACTGGTGGTAGAGGTACTGTTGGTGATGAGATGCAGTTAGTTAAAGATTTAGCTGCTGCATTAAATAAGCAAGGTGTAAATGCAGAATGGGCAGTAAGTCGTCCAGTTGTTGATGAAGGTTTAGCTGAATATGCTAGACAAATTGGACAAACTGGTAAAACTGTTAGACCAAAAATCTATATTGCAGTTGGTATAAGTGGATCTGTTCAGCATATCGCAGGTATGAAAGAATCAGAAACAATTATAGCTATCAATCACAACTCAAAAGAAACAATTTTTGCTAATGCAGATTTTGGAATTGTAGGCGATTATGAAGATGTTTTACCAGAGCTTATAGCAAAGGTAAATGACGGATTTACATTCGGCCTTGAAGTTAAATAA
- a CDS encoding electron-transfer flavoprotein:ubiquinone oxidoreductase, producing the protein MDNISTDVLIVGGGPSGLATAIALADKLKQRGKDKRIMLIEKGSSIGSHILSGAVIRPQVFRDLLTTGEFDGIPFDSKVGSDNVIKINEDGSDTTLPFHPPYMSNDGNYIASLGKVCKYLATLAEDRGVEIYTGFAVDSVVFNDENKVIGVKTKDTGVDHHGVKQKNFQEGTTIEASITVFAEGTRGSAVKTVIQRLSLDAGKNPQIYSLGVKEIWKVPEGNIEAGAVKHTFGYPLRDKEEFGGGFIYGLSENRVAIGLVVGLDYQDPSFDIHSAMQVWKTHPTVSKILAGGSVVEAGAKTLPEGGWNSVPKYYADNMMIVGDSAGFLSTARLKGIHLAVRSGICAATTAIEALINKDTSEASLSMYEKLVNSSFIYKELYPTRNMRAVMQDGMVIGGLKIGLQLVTGGACLMVPQTEDDFKTTKKLSEFSKQPFKERFGSKLEYDKKLTFDKVTTVYYSKAMHDEVQVPHLVVNNPEQFKSSNIEEYGLPCASMCPAEVYELHIDKKSGDKSLRLHAENCVHCKTCDIKSPNSGITWTTPYGGDGPDYNMM; encoded by the coding sequence ATGGATAATATTTCAACAGATGTGCTTATTGTTGGTGGAGGACCCTCTGGTCTTGCAACAGCAATCGCTTTGGCGGACAAGCTAAAGCAACGAGGTAAAGACAAAAGAATAATGCTAATTGAAAAGGGAAGTTCAATTGGTTCTCATATACTCTCTGGGGCTGTCATTAGACCACAAGTATTTAGAGATTTATTAACAACTGGAGAGTTTGATGGAATTCCATTTGATTCAAAAGTTGGTTCTGATAATGTGATAAAAATAAATGAAGATGGAAGTGATACGACGCTACCTTTTCATCCACCATATATGTCAAATGATGGAAATTATATTGCTTCACTTGGAAAAGTTTGTAAATACTTAGCTACACTAGCAGAAGACAGAGGTGTAGAAATCTACACTGGTTTTGCTGTAGATTCTGTAGTTTTTAATGATGAAAATAAAGTAATTGGTGTAAAAACTAAAGATACTGGTGTTGATCATCATGGTGTTAAACAAAAGAACTTTCAAGAGGGTACTACGATAGAAGCTTCTATAACAGTATTTGCTGAAGGAACTAGAGGTTCTGCAGTAAAAACAGTTATCCAAAGATTAAGTCTAGATGCTGGTAAAAATCCTCAAATATATTCTCTTGGTGTAAAAGAAATCTGGAAAGTTCCTGAGGGAAATATAGAAGCTGGTGCAGTTAAGCATACTTTTGGATATCCATTAAGAGATAAAGAAGAGTTTGGCGGCGGTTTCATTTATGGTCTTAGTGAAAATAGAGTTGCAATTGGATTAGTAGTTGGATTAGATTATCAAGATCCAAGCTTTGATATTCATTCTGCCATGCAAGTATGGAAAACTCATCCAACTGTTTCTAAAATCCTTGCAGGTGGTTCAGTTGTTGAAGCTGGTGCCAAAACATTACCTGAAGGTGGATGGAACTCGGTACCAAAATATTATGCTGATAATATGATGATTGTTGGAGATAGTGCAGGCTTCCTATCTACTGCAAGACTTAAGGGGATTCACTTGGCTGTAAGATCTGGTATCTGTGCAGCAACTACCGCAATAGAAGCATTAATAAATAAAGATACAAGTGAAGCTTCTTTATCGATGTATGAAAAACTTGTAAATAGTAGTTTTATATATAAGGAGCTATATCCAACTAGAAATATGAGAGCAGTAATGCAAGATGGCATGGTTATTGGTGGACTTAAAATTGGTCTTCAGCTTGTTACTGGTGGAGCTTGTCTTATGGTACCGCAAACAGAAGATGATTTTAAAACAACTAAAAAGCTTTCTGAATTCTCAAAACAACCATTTAAAGAAAGATTTGGTAGTAAATTAGAGTATGACAAAAAACTTACCTTTGATAAAGTTACAACTGTTTATTATTCAAAAGCTATGCATGATGAAGTTCAAGTTCCTCACTTAGTAGTAAATAATCCTGAGCAGTTTAAATCATCTAATATAGAAGAATATGGCTTACCATGTGCTTCAATGTGTCCCGCTGAAGTATATGAACTTCATATCGATAAAAAAAGTGGTGATAAATCACTTAGATTGCATGCTGAAAACTGTGTTCACTGTAAAACGTGTGATATTAAATCACCAAACAGTGGAATTACTTGGACTACACCTTATGGTGGCGATGGTCCAGACTATAATATGATGTAG
- a CDS encoding malate dehydrogenase: MRGKRVGIVGVGNVGSSVAYSLAMSGSCHEVIIRAIEVDKARGKALDLSQAAQAARKHTVITVAETLEDVKDCDVVVITAGSPRLPGMSRDDLLIKNATIMREVMSVIKVSSPNAVIIPVTNPLDAMVYVALKETGWDRSRVLGMAGILDSARMAHFVYEKLGYGAGQIRCSVMGGHGDDMVPLPRFSTVAGVPLTDLLTWDEINEIVEKTRKGGAEIVGLLKDGSAYYAPAKSTALMVEAVLTDMKQIYPCAVMLDGEYGYEQVVTGVPVMIGARGVEKVIEANLNDDQDRKFAKSIGSVKELIDTLYSSGFYS; encoded by the coding sequence ATGAGAGGAAAAAGAGTAGGAATAGTCGGTGTCGGTAATGTTGGTTCATCAGTTGCTTATTCTTTAGCTATGAGTGGTTCTTGTCATGAAGTAATAATAAGAGCTATTGAAGTGGATAAAGCACGAGGTAAGGCTTTGGACCTATCTCAAGCTGCTCAAGCTGCTAGAAAACATACTGTTATTACAGTGGCTGAAACATTAGAAGATGTAAAAGATTGTGATGTAGTAGTTATTACAGCTGGAAGTCCTAGACTTCCAGGTATGAGTAGAGATGATTTATTAATTAAAAATGCTACTATCATGAGAGAAGTAATGAGTGTTATAAAAGTTTCTTCTCCAAATGCAGTTATTATCCCAGTTACCAATCCCTTAGATGCAATGGTATATGTAGCACTTAAAGAAACAGGTTGGGATAGAAGCAGGGTTCTTGGAATGGCAGGTATTTTAGATAGTGCTAGAATGGCTCACTTTGTTTATGAAAAACTTGGTTATGGAGCAGGGCAAATAAGATGTTCTGTGATGGGTGGTCATGGCGATGATATGGTTCCTCTTCCTAGATTTTCTACTGTAGCAGGTGTTCCTCTAACTGATCTTTTAACTTGGGATGAGATAAATGAGATTGTTGAAAAAACTAGAAAAGGCGGAGCAGAAATAGTTGGACTACTTAAAGATGGAAGCGCTTACTATGCTCCTGCTAAGTCAACAGCTCTTATGGTGGAAGCTGTTCTTACTGATATGAAACAGATATATCCATGTGCAGTAATGCTTGATGGAGAATATGGATATGAACAAGTTGTAACAGGGGTACCTGTTATGATTGGAGCTCGTGGCGTTGAAAAAGTCATTGAGGCGAACCTAAATGATGATCAGGACAGAAAATTTGCCAAATCTATTGGAAGTGTAAAAGAGCTTATTGACACTTTATACTCAAGTGGTTTTTACAGCTAA
- a CDS encoding NADP-dependent isocitrate dehydrogenase, whose translation MSKIIWTKIDEAPALATYSLLPIVNAFTQAAGVEVETKNISLAGRVLSKFPQNLTDAQKIEDELSKLGEIVLQPDGNIIKLPNISASIPQLIACITELQGQGYDIPNYPESPQTGEEKSIQATYSTCLGSAVNPVLREGNSDRRAAVAVKNFAKKNPHRLKAFSKNSKASVAHMESGDFYGNEQSIVKSGAGSVRIELNGNLLKELTDIQDKEILDATFMSVSALRDFLQKTITEAKEEGVLWSLHLKATMMKVSDPIMFGHAVEVFFKDVFAKFGADLDSVGYNSNLGLGDLYKKLDSLPADKKAQIEQAIMDVYPTQPSIAMVDSSKGITNLHASNDVIIDASLPVVVRDGGQMWNSDDKLAECVAVVPDRCYATMYKVCIEDCVANGQYDVTTMGSVSNVGLMAQKAEEYGSHPTTFEISEAGTVKVLDRDGSELMSFDVEKGDIWRMSRSKDIPIRDWVRLAVERARIEGVPAVFWLDENRAHDANMIKKVNEYLKDHDTSGLDLPIMTPAKAMTYSLARIRKSENTISVSGNVLRDYLTDLFPILELGTSAKMLSVVPLINGGGLFETGAGGSAPKHVEQFLKEGHLRWDSLGEFLALAESLRFISQKNDSKDLSVVTAALDEANNSYLDNNNAPSRKCGENDNKASHFFIAQYWADALANQTDDSALATKFAPIAKALKENETKILAELQSVEGKAQDIGGYFNPDVAKAEASMRPSAILNSIIDSI comes from the coding sequence ATGTCAAAAATTATTTGGACGAAAATTGATGAAGCTCCAGCTTTAGCAACTTATTCATTATTGCCGATTGTAAATGCTTTTACTCAAGCAGCAGGAGTTGAAGTAGAAACTAAAAATATTTCATTAGCAGGTAGAGTTTTATCTAAGTTCCCTCAAAACTTAACAGATGCTCAAAAAATTGAAGATGAACTATCTAAGTTAGGAGAAATAGTACTTCAACCTGATGGAAACATTATCAAGCTTCCAAATATCTCTGCATCTATTCCTCAACTTATAGCATGTATTACAGAACTTCAGGGACAAGGTTATGATATTCCAAATTATCCTGAATCTCCTCAAACAGGTGAAGAAAAAAGTATTCAAGCTACTTACTCTACTTGTTTAGGTTCAGCAGTAAACCCAGTTCTTCGTGAAGGAAACTCAGATAGAAGAGCTGCTGTTGCAGTTAAAAACTTCGCAAAGAAAAATCCTCATAGATTAAAAGCATTTTCAAAAAACTCTAAAGCTTCTGTGGCTCACATGGAAAGTGGAGATTTTTATGGTAATGAGCAATCAATTGTAAAATCTGGTGCTGGAAGTGTAAGAATCGAATTGAATGGTAACTTATTAAAAGAATTAACTGATATTCAAGATAAAGAAATCTTAGATGCTACATTTATGAGCGTTTCTGCTTTAAGAGATTTTTTACAAAAAACAATTACCGAAGCAAAAGAGGAAGGTGTCCTTTGGTCACTACACCTAAAAGCTACAATGATGAAAGTTTCTGATCCTATCATGTTTGGTCATGCAGTTGAAGTATTCTTCAAAGATGTATTTGCTAAATTTGGTGCTGATTTAGATAGTGTTGGATACAACTCTAACCTAGGTCTTGGTGATTTATATAAAAAACTAGATAGTTTACCTGCTGATAAAAAAGCTCAAATTGAGCAAGCAATAATGGATGTTTATCCTACTCAACCATCTATTGCTATGGTTGATTCTTCTAAGGGTATTACAAACTTACATGCTTCTAACGATGTGATTATAGATGCTTCTCTTCCTGTTGTTGTAAGGGATGGCGGTCAAATGTGGAATAGTGATGATAAGCTTGCTGAGTGTGTTGCAGTAGTTCCAGATAGATGCTACGCAACTATGTACAAAGTATGTATTGAAGATTGTGTTGCAAACGGTCAGTATGATGTTACAACAATGGGTTCAGTTTCAAATGTTGGACTTATGGCACAAAAAGCTGAAGAGTACGGTTCTCACCCTACAACTTTTGAAATCTCAGAAGCTGGAACTGTTAAGGTTTTAGATAGAGATGGCTCAGAACTTATGAGTTTTGATGTTGAAAAAGGTGATATTTGGAGAATGTCTAGATCTAAAGATATTCCTATTAGAGATTGGGTAAGACTTGCTGTTGAAAGAGCTAGGATTGAAGGTGTTCCTGCTGTATTTTGGTTAGATGAAAATAGAGCCCATGATGCTAATATGATTAAAAAAGTAAATGAGTATTTAAAAGATCATGATACTTCTGGATTAGATCTTCCAATAATGACACCTGCAAAAGCTATGACTTACTCACTAGCTAGAATTAGAAAAAGTGAGAACACTATTTCTGTTTCTGGAAATGTACTTCGTGATTATTTAACTGACCTTTTCCCAATTTTAGAGCTTGGAACATCAGCAAAAATGCTTTCTGTAGTTCCTCTTATCAATGGTGGTGGGCTTTTTGAAACGGGTGCAGGTGGATCAGCACCTAAACATGTTGAACAGTTTTTAAAAGAAGGACATCTTAGATGGGATTCTTTAGGTGAGTTTTTAGCTTTAGCTGAATCTTTACGCTTTATATCACAAAAAAATGATTCTAAAGATCTTAGTGTAGTTACTGCCGCTCTTGACGAGGCAAACAATAGTTACTTAGATAATAATAACGCACCATCTAGAAAATGTGGTGAAAATGATAATAAAGCTTCTCACTTTTTTATTGCTCAATATTGGGCAGATGCTTTAGCAAATCAAACAGACGATTCCGCACTTGCTACAAAGTTTGCTCCTATTGCCAAAGCACTAAAAGAAAATGAAACTAAAATTCTTGCTGAATTACAATCAGTTGAAGGTAAAGCTCAAGATATTGGTGGATATTTTAATCCAGATGTCGCCAAAGCTGAAGCTTCAATGCGTCCATCAGCTATATTAAATTCTATTATAGATTCAATATAG
- the mltG gene encoding endolytic transglycosylase MltG encodes MNNKALTIIKWIFEIVLIITLSFMYYLNQPVQTQKVVYISQGSINQIITQLKSRNYNVSKLDSLLLRIIGSPQSGWIEIGENSILRGDFLYKISHAKAALQNITLIPGETTYIFLKQISHKLNLDFQTLQKEYSKQCSQKEGALVPNTYKLPIGISEKELIKIFLYNSHKQMKELSIKLFGTYNEKKWFHFVSIASIIQKESANIKEMPLVSSVIYNRIKKGMRLQMDGTLNYGKYSHIKITSKRIREDNSIYNTYKNRGIPKVPVCNVSFDAIRAAVFPAKTNYLYFMKSKSGGHDFSCNYSTHLRNIKHVTKRNTIKK; translated from the coding sequence ATGAATAATAAAGCGCTAACAATAATAAAGTGGATTTTTGAAATTGTATTAATAATTACTTTATCGTTCATGTACTACCTAAATCAGCCTGTTCAAACCCAAAAAGTTGTTTATATTTCTCAAGGGTCTATTAATCAGATTATAACACAACTTAAGAGCAGAAATTACAATGTTTCAAAATTAGATTCTTTGCTTTTAAGAATCATTGGTTCTCCACAGAGTGGATGGATTGAGATAGGAGAAAATTCAATTTTAAGAGGTGACTTTTTATATAAGATATCTCATGCAAAAGCAGCTCTTCAAAACATAACACTAATCCCCGGAGAAACAACTTATATTTTTCTAAAGCAAATCTCACATAAATTAAATTTAGATTTTCAAACATTACAAAAAGAATATTCAAAGCAATGTTCACAAAAAGAGGGTGCCTTAGTTCCAAACACATATAAATTACCAATAGGTATTTCAGAGAAGGAATTAATAAAAATATTTTTATATAACTCACATAAGCAGATGAAAGAGCTATCTATAAAATTGTTTGGTACATATAATGAAAAAAAATGGTTTCATTTTGTATCAATAGCATCTATCATACAAAAAGAATCTGCAAATATAAAAGAGATGCCCCTTGTTAGTTCTGTGATTTATAACAGAATTAAAAAAGGTATGAGATTACAAATGGATGGAACTCTAAATTATGGTAAATATTCTCATATAAAAATAACTTCAAAAAGAATTAGAGAAGACAATAGTATTTATAATACATACAAAAATAGGGGTATTCCAAAGGTTCCTGTATGTAATGTTAGCTTCGATGCAATTAGAGCTGCTGTATTTCCAGCCAAAACAAACTATCTTTATTTTATGAAATCAAAGAGTGGAGGACATGATTTCTCATGTAACTATTCTACCCATTTACGCAATATAAAGCATGTTACAAAACGAAACACTATAAAAAAATAA